The Pelagicoccus enzymogenes genome has a window encoding:
- a CDS encoding ATP-binding protein, with translation MPDDEQLEIWKRQYQREKQSRKEAEALLESKSRELYLANEELKSLTKELEKRVAERTKIIERQKNEALLQAAQLQESEKRFQDVTQAAGEYVWETDESLTLTYLSEQASDSLEYDIEDLVGFPLVSIFANQSDDDQDSINYLIELFKERKTFKGQALRCRDKSGNLKWHTISAVPKIDPHQRFRGYRGTGRDITDMQKARDEAIKAARAKSEFFSNMSHEIRTPLNGIVGMSRILLESNLREDQFNYAQSIKSSADSLVTLANSIFDISLIESGKLELKEKDFSIDELLDSCLDYIKGKADPKSIELRFAVARNVPQYAFGDAARLKQAILNLLENAVNFTNQGEVMLSVQATENDLIFEISDTGIGISDTEIEKIFKSYESSHSLSYQREGGSGLGLSISKGIAEAMGGQLTATSALKKGSTFRLSIPSKKASIEALSYPEKHCAVLSSDNRQAKRLAERLQRLGCQVIDTLEASQEWEKLSQKGDLLAFRFLPLGQNRPSEAEEKRDRALREKGASLVYLHRESEAGNEPGVAYIDRPVRTYRLLRALAPDPLPDDSAANLPFKGIRCLVIDDNSINLQVAESMLSKLGALVEVTTSASACIQKLKHSSFEVILMDIRMPSVNGVEATRMIRSNGIATPIIAVTANAGEGEIDTFFQAGMNGYIPKPLLSSELEAEVSRCLKLKQKTQTPATTAAHGKTSNVFDELELLSLFSHNFELSKLVVSEFSKQTKCLMEELTQLVKADNPTSTRECLHNLSGSSFNLRANAFGESCAKLSKLIGNEASEQVVDAQLKTLHEDYATLRARLEAFLNT, from the coding sequence ATGCCCGACGACGAACAGCTAGAGATTTGGAAAAGGCAATACCAGCGCGAGAAGCAAAGCCGCAAAGAAGCCGAAGCGCTGCTGGAGAGCAAAAGCCGAGAACTCTACCTCGCCAACGAGGAGCTCAAGTCGCTCACCAAAGAGCTCGAGAAAAGGGTCGCCGAACGAACCAAGATCATCGAGCGACAAAAGAACGAAGCCCTGCTGCAAGCCGCCCAATTGCAGGAGTCGGAAAAGCGCTTCCAGGACGTAACTCAAGCCGCAGGAGAATACGTTTGGGAAACGGACGAAAGCCTCACCCTCACTTACCTTTCAGAACAAGCGAGCGACTCCTTGGAGTACGATATCGAGGACCTTGTAGGCTTCCCTCTCGTATCCATCTTCGCCAACCAGTCCGACGATGATCAAGACAGCATCAACTACTTGATAGAGCTCTTCAAGGAGAGGAAAACCTTCAAAGGCCAAGCCCTCCGATGCCGCGACAAATCGGGTAACTTGAAATGGCACACCATCAGCGCGGTGCCCAAGATCGACCCACACCAGCGGTTTCGTGGCTATCGAGGAACTGGGCGCGATATCACAGACATGCAAAAAGCCCGCGACGAGGCGATCAAGGCAGCTCGCGCCAAGTCGGAGTTCTTCTCGAACATGAGCCACGAGATACGCACTCCCCTGAATGGCATTGTCGGAATGAGCAGGATCCTACTCGAATCCAACTTGCGCGAAGACCAGTTTAACTACGCCCAATCGATCAAGAGCAGCGCCGATAGCCTCGTCACCCTCGCAAACTCGATCTTCGACATATCCCTGATCGAGTCAGGGAAGCTTGAGCTCAAGGAGAAAGACTTCTCCATCGACGAGCTCCTGGACAGTTGCCTCGACTACATCAAAGGAAAAGCCGACCCCAAGAGTATCGAACTGAGGTTCGCCGTCGCAAGGAACGTTCCCCAATACGCCTTCGGTGACGCAGCGCGCCTAAAACAAGCGATCCTCAACCTCCTCGAAAACGCTGTGAATTTCACGAATCAAGGAGAAGTAATGCTGAGCGTGCAAGCGACCGAGAACGACTTGATCTTTGAAATTTCGGACACAGGTATCGGTATTTCCGATACAGAAATAGAAAAAATATTCAAATCTTACGAATCCAGCCATAGCCTATCCTACCAAAGAGAGGGCGGCTCCGGACTCGGACTTTCCATCAGCAAAGGCATAGCCGAAGCCATGGGCGGACAGCTCACCGCAACCAGCGCCTTGAAGAAGGGAAGCACCTTCCGCCTTAGCATTCCCTCGAAGAAAGCTTCTATCGAAGCGCTATCGTATCCAGAAAAACATTGCGCCGTACTTTCCAGCGACAATCGTCAGGCAAAGCGCCTCGCCGAAAGACTACAGCGCCTTGGGTGCCAAGTAATTGATACCCTCGAAGCGTCTCAAGAATGGGAAAAGCTGTCGCAAAAAGGAGACCTCCTCGCTTTCCGATTTCTTCCACTCGGCCAAAACCGGCCTAGCGAAGCCGAGGAGAAGCGGGACCGTGCCTTACGTGAAAAAGGCGCTTCCCTCGTCTATCTGCACAGAGAGTCCGAGGCGGGGAACGAGCCGGGAGTCGCATACATAGATCGTCCTGTGCGCACCTACCGCCTGCTGCGCGCCCTCGCTCCCGATCCACTCCCCGACGATTCTGCAGCCAATCTCCCTTTCAAGGGAATTAGATGCCTCGTCATCGACGATAATTCAATCAACCTTCAGGTAGCGGAGTCAATGCTGAGCAAGTTGGGTGCTCTCGTAGAGGTAACCACTTCCGCTTCAGCTTGTATCCAAAAGTTGAAACACTCTAGCTTTGAAGTCATCCTGATGGATATTAGGATGCCTAGCGTCAACGGCGTCGAAGCGACCCGCATGATCAGGTCCAACGGCATCGCAACGCCTATCATCGCCGTAACCGCGAACGCTGGCGAAGGAGAGATCGATACCTTCTTCCAGGCAGGGATGAATGGATATATCCCCAAGCCACTGCTGAGTAGCGAACTTGAAGCGGAAGTCTCCCGTTGCCTAAAACTGAAGCAAAAGACCCAAACGCCTGCAACAACAGCAGCCCACGGCAAAACCTCAAACGTTTTCGACGAGCTCGAACTCCTCTCACTCTTCTCCCACAACTTCGAACTATCCAAGCTCGTCGTATCCGAATTTTCCAAACAAACCAAATGCCTGATGGAAGAGCTCACCCAGCTGGTCAAGGCGGACAATCCCACCAGCACTCGAGAGTGCCTTCACAACCTTTCCGGTTCGTCCTTCAACCTTCGAGCCAACGCATTCGGCGAATCCTGCGCGAAGCTCAGCAAACTCATAGGAAACGAGGCCAGCGAACAAGTGGTCGACGCTCAGTTGAAAACTCTCCACGAAGACTACGCGACCTTGCGGGCCCGTTTGGAAGCATTCTTGAACACATAA
- a CDS encoding hybrid sensor histidine kinase/response regulator: protein MSETAKRKGVFNIFILDDSSSTRNIAKYSLEQNLPCSVELFADLPALLSQIPRNTPDLILLEDNAESDVGISACESLKKAPVSQSIPVFFLSAKKDPSKRVAALKAGGVDFLLKPFYPEELVTRVRIHIQMHRLRLENAAQIAEQKALLRVLCHDLVNPIFAAHSLLDLKLSLGKPVEEPTLKSVLNCCQSALDIVTHVREEHSLVKTNKQFKSETVLVAEAFEEARSTLGERLSKKSLTLTLEAPEDLQLEVKRVVLVHNILNNLLTNAIKFSHEGSKIEVRARKDDSEEFCVIEVRDYGIGMPPQILKNVFKDAAKTSRKGTGDEAGTGFGMPLVKRYVEKSGGAISIASVEAGEDIAPSDQGTTVKLTFPL from the coding sequence ATGAGCGAGACGGCTAAAAGAAAAGGAGTATTCAATATCTTCATACTGGATGACAGTTCATCCACTCGAAACATTGCGAAATACAGCCTCGAGCAAAACCTCCCCTGCTCCGTCGAATTGTTCGCCGACCTGCCCGCTCTCCTCAGCCAGATACCACGCAACACGCCCGACCTCATCCTGCTGGAGGACAATGCGGAGAGCGACGTAGGAATTTCCGCCTGCGAATCCCTCAAGAAAGCCCCCGTTTCCCAAAGCATTCCCGTATTCTTCCTTTCGGCAAAGAAGGATCCGAGCAAGCGGGTGGCCGCCCTCAAAGCCGGAGGCGTCGACTTCCTGCTCAAGCCCTTCTACCCAGAGGAACTCGTAACCAGAGTTCGAATACACATCCAAATGCATCGTCTCCGTCTGGAGAACGCAGCTCAGATCGCCGAACAAAAGGCCCTGCTGCGCGTGCTCTGCCACGACTTGGTCAACCCCATCTTCGCCGCCCACAGCCTGCTCGACCTAAAGCTCAGCCTCGGCAAGCCCGTGGAGGAGCCCACCCTGAAAAGCGTGCTCAACTGCTGCCAAAGCGCCCTCGACATCGTCACCCACGTTCGAGAGGAGCACAGCTTGGTAAAGACGAACAAGCAGTTCAAGAGCGAGACTGTCCTCGTAGCAGAAGCCTTCGAGGAAGCCCGCAGCACCCTTGGCGAACGGCTATCCAAGAAGAGCCTGACGCTCACCCTCGAAGCCCCCGAGGACCTGCAGCTTGAGGTAAAGCGGGTCGTGCTCGTGCACAACATCCTCAACAACCTGCTCACCAACGCCATCAAGTTCTCCCACGAAGGCAGCAAGATCGAAGTCCGCGCCCGCAAGGACGACAGCGAAGAATTCTGCGTCATCGAGGTTCGAGACTACGGAATCGGCATGCCCCCGCAAATCCTCAAAAACGTCTTCAAGGACGCAGCCAAAACCTCTCGCAAGGGAACCGGCGACGAAGCCGGCACCGGCTTTGGCATGCCGCTCGTCAAACGCTACGTCGAAAAAAGCGGCGGAGCCATCAGCATCGCTTCCGTGGAGGCTGGCGAGGACATCGCCCCCAGCGATCAAGGGACAACCGTGAAGCTCACTTTCCCACTCTAG
- a CDS encoding heme NO-binding domain-containing protein → MKGIIFTEFLEMVEERFGIEILDELTTHKGKGCPMSFTSVGNYPHQDLVGMVTVLSKRTGIDLNDLLTTFGRHLYSMFQKKFPHFLEHHTDPLDILEGIETVIHTEVRKLYPEARLPHFECERPDKDTLIMSYSSNRPFAGVADGLIHGCIESFGETVAVDRQDHEVESGSASTFTLKRTAS, encoded by the coding sequence ATGAAAGGTATCATATTCACAGAATTCCTCGAGATGGTGGAGGAACGTTTCGGAATCGAGATTCTCGACGAGCTCACCACCCACAAGGGGAAAGGTTGCCCCATGTCCTTCACCTCCGTCGGCAACTACCCACATCAAGACTTGGTCGGCATGGTTACAGTGCTCAGCAAACGCACCGGCATCGATCTAAACGACCTGCTAACCACCTTCGGACGACATCTCTACTCGATGTTTCAAAAGAAATTCCCCCACTTCCTGGAGCACCACACCGATCCCCTCGACATCCTCGAAGGCATCGAAACCGTCATCCACACCGAGGTCCGCAAACTCTATCCTGAAGCCCGCCTTCCACACTTCGAATGCGAGCGGCCCGATAAGGATACCTTGATCATGAGCTACAGCTCGAATCGCCCCTTCGCCGGCGTCGCCGACGGGCTGATACACGGCTGCATCGAGTCCTTCGGCGAAACGGTCGCCGTCGACCGCCAGGACCACGAGGTCGAAAGCGGATCCGCCTCGACCTTCACGCTCAAAAGAACCGCCTCCTAG